The Paenibacillus sp. BIC5C1 DNA segment CTTTTATAACCGCCAAACGGGAGATGTGGCTCTGGTCGAGCTTGGTGAATCGATTGAACGTTTCCTGAGTGGTGAAAGTACACCGCAGTGGGCGAACTTCAATACCTTTTTGGAATGGTATTTCGAACTGGAGGAGGAGGTTGCGGAGTGAAAGATTTGACGCCGGAGCATCCCGAACTGGAGAGACGAATTATTGAAACGGTAGAAGCAGGCAATGTTCTGGATGAAACGCAGCAGCATGAGCAAGCCCTGATCTATTATGATCAGGCTTGGGGGATGCTACCTGAGCCAAAGACGGACTGGGAAATGGCAAGCTGGATCGCTTCCTGTCACGTGAATGCACATATGGACATGGAGCAATACGCGCTGGCGAAGCCATGGGCTGAAATCGCACTGCAAACGCGAAGCTCGGATATTAATACTGGGCCGTGGATTGAGCTGGGTATAGTCTGCATGAGGCTAGAGCAGCATGATGAAGCTTTTGCAAATTTGGACCTGGCGTATGTATATGGCAAGGAGAGAGCGTTTCAAGGAAGCCCGCGTGGCGTTTTGCAATATTATAAGGAACAGAAGGCGAAGCGTGAACGAAACCAAAACACCTTCAAGAGAATGAAACCTTGTCGTAAGACAGGGAGATCATCTTGGAGGTGTTTTTGCATTGGCAACTAGAGTGAAACTAGATAACGTGTCACTCTGGCTTGAATTCCACGAATCACCTGATCACCTTGTCCAAGCACAATAAACCCTCAATTCATATAGTTATAGCAAACCAAAAAAAGGGGGTGAAGCTCATGGCAACCACAACAGGTATGATTACGAACACAGGAATTACCCCAGCAACGACCGTAATCATTAACATCGACAATGACAACCTTAGTTTTTCATCAAACGTGGTCTATCACATTTACGTATGGAATACAATTTTTAGTAAAGCTTTAATCTACGCCGGCTCATTGAATATTAATGCGAACACTAGTCAGATTCTCAGTTTTAATATCGCAGGCAATTCAGCTTATGAAGTCCAATTCCTTGTAACTGGAAATGCACCGACAGACACAGTTATTACGGTATTCGGAACGGACTCTTCAGGAAACGTCATCCCTCATCAAAGAGTGCTGCAATCCGAACTTACCTTCATAGCTCAGCTGAACCCGTAGGTATTGCAGTACCAATTACGAAAGGATATTGATATGGTTAATATTCAAATTTCGCCAAGCACAAGCGCTCAATTCGAGCCCACCATCGCGGTGAATTGGCTCAATCCTTCGGTTATGGTTGTTGTAGCCGTAGATCTTTCATCAGGTCCTCCCATTATAGGTTTATACAAATCTATTGACGCAGGTGCTACGTGGACAACAACGTTATTACCGCTACCCACAGGATTTGCAGGCATCGAAGCACCACACATTGATTATATTTTTCCGAATACGTTCGTAGTGTTGGCCCATGCCTTCGATTCAGACGGTCTCAGCGGGTCGATTGTTTCCTATACATCAGTCGACAACGCCTCTTCATTCGGGACGCCAGTTATTGTGAATCAAGGGTTTGGACAGTTTGTGAATGATGACCAGGTGGTTGTTGTCACTGACAAGGCTGGATCAAGTCCCTTCTTCGGAAATGTATATACCGGTTATACTCATGATTACAACACGCAATTCATACCAGGAAATACGATATTTTTCAATCGCTCCCTAGATAGCGGTAATACCTATTCCAGTCCCTCCCTGCTGTCTTCGATTGAAGAATTCGAAGAATTCCCCGGCATCGCCATTACATTAAATGGGATTGTCGTCGTGGGTTGGATCAATCAACCTCCTGGTGATACAGATCTTAAAATTCGTACTTCACCGGACGGTGGAGTCACTTTTACCAATGAAACGATGGTTGATTCCGTTGTGGTTCCGCCAGACCCATTACCGGGATACCAATTTAGATGTCTGACATATCCTTCCCTCGCCGCGGATATTTCTAATGCACCGACGACGCAAGGTAATGTCTATGCTGTATGGCAAGACTTTCGGGAAGGTTATTCCGATATTTTTCTTGCTACTTCCACTAATTTTGGTGTGGATTGGGGGACACCAATACCCATTACGGGAAGCCCAGTGGGATCTCAAAACTTTTTTCCAGTCATAACTGTGTCCCCTACGGATGGTGCAATATTTGTTACCTATTACACGAATCAGGTTGATCCCCTCAACATTGATGTTTATCTAGCTACATCGAGAGATGGAGGATTGACTTTTACGAACACCCGTATAACGACAACTTCCTTTGATGTCACCGGCGATGTCTTGATTGGGGACTACATTGGCAATGCGATTGTCCCTCAAACAGGCCGTCTAGTGAGTGTATGGACGGACACGCGGACTGGTACGGAGAACATCTGGTTTGGTGATAATCAATGAGCTATTACCCATGTAAATTAAGAATACCCTCATGTAATAAAGGATGCCGAGCTAACAAATGGCATCCTTTATTATTTTAAATAAGAGACAGCCAAACCAATTTGAATGAATATAAGTCTGACTGAATTATGCGAAGTCGCGGGCTTTATCCAAAGCGGGCTCCGTTTTTACTTGCTCTACTTTTTGGGCCAAGGGCGTACACACAGGCAATCTGCAGGGAATGTAATAAACTAATTTCATACTTGTAGAGAAAGGGTGGGGAAATTGCCGGATGTAGGGATTGTAATGCCTGTGTATACGCAAAAACCAGACTTTTTGCGAAAAGCTCTGAAGTCTGTTTTACAACAGATATTCACCGATTATGAACTAGTCATTGTAATAGACGGTGACCCACAGATGGAGCCCATTGTCAAAGGATATACCGCCAGTGATCCGCGGGTATCCGTGATCTCATATCCGACTAATCAAGGTGTAGCTCACGCGCTTAATACCGGATTTAATGTACTTTTAAGTAATCCTGACATCAAATATTTAACTTGGGTATCAAGCGACAATATATATGATCCACACTTTCTGGAAGTTCTTCGTGCATCCTTAATTAAGGGACCGCAGTCATTAGGCATTGTATATAGTTCTTTTCAAAGCATAGATAATGAGGGGAACCTTCTAAGTGACGAGCACCATTTGGCTGCTCTTCGACAATATCAAGGCCAGTCCAAAGAGAAGCTGCTCGATTCTTCAATTATCGGTGTTTCTTTTATGTACAAAGCCGAACTCGCCAAAATTGTTGGTGAATACCGGATGCAGCCTGTTGAAGATTATGAGTATTGGCTGCGTCTGGTAGAACACTGTGAGATTCGCTTTATTCCGGTGGAACTTATGCACTATCGTGTGAATTCCCCCTTCAGTGTATCGATACAGCTCCATGCAACAGAGCATCATCGGAGATGGAGATATACCTATCATTTAGCCCGTTTACAGGCTCGTTGCCGTAGAGAAATCGCTCCTGTTTTAACGGTCCTATATCCGGTACAGACCGCAGAACTTTCCCACATTAAAGCTGTGGAGGATATGTATGAACAGACTTTTAGCAACTATATTTTTCGGGTAATGGATTTGTCGCATGATGGCCAGCCTACATCCGTACTTGCAGAGATTTCACATCCAATAACCGAGTTTATATGGATGCCAGGCGCATCTGTTCAGCATGCTATATACCGAATGCTCTTAAGTGTAACTACCCCGTACACTATAATCTATGGTCCTGAATCGTTTACATCCTATATGGATATCCAGTATTTGATGGAGAACCTGATTAAAAATGATCATCTGGCTATAAGCAATTATTATACTGAGGATCATACTCTAATCGGTTATCGTAATAAGGGTGTACCAAATGTAAAAAAAACAAATACCAACGAACTCTTCAAGAGCGCGGAATTGCTGGAGCTATATAGTCAGATTATGATTACAAATACAGATGAAAAAGAGTGATAATATGAAAGTATTATTTACGTTCTTTAATCCAAGCGGGGGGATGGAAACCTTAAACCGGGTAAGATGTGCAGCTCTAAACGCAAGGGGAATTGAATGTCATATGCTGTACACTCATGATGGCGAAGGTCGGAGGAATATTCGCGATTTTCCCGTTCATCTGATTCACAGCAACGAGGATATATCCAATTTACTATGTTCACAAAAGTTTGATTTGATTGTAGTAAACTCGGATATTGACCTGGTAGAGCAAATCAGAATTCTTGGTTATAAGGGTTTGATGGTGTTCGAACTGCAGGGTCTTGGGGAGCTGGAGGAAGCTAGAGCGGTTATTGCTAACTATGCAGGCCGGATCAGTCTGTATACAGATGCCCTGCTGTATCCAGAGACTGCCCATTTAAAGAAGTTACTAAAGGAATACCTTCCTGCAATGCCGCATTACTGTTTTGATAATCCTGTTGGTCTTCCTTACTTCGAATATACAGCATATCCACCGAAAAATTATCCTGTTCTGGCGTGGATTGGGCGAATTCAAGCCAATAAAAATTGGAAGGAGTTTCTACAGATTGGAATGCAGTTGCTACGTAGCCAGCCAGAAATGTATTTATGGATTTTTCAGGATGACACTTTAGCTGATCCAGAAGAGAAAGCCCGATTTGATCAATTTATCGCTGAAACAGGGATTGCTTCCAAACTGATAATGTATTCAAACATTCCACATGAGCATATGGCCGATTACTTAAGTATCATTGGTGACTCCGGGGGTTTGCTGTGTTCCACCTCTATACTTGAAGGATTTGGATATGCAGTGGCAGAAGCCATGTTATGTCGTTGTCCTGTGTTGTCCACCGATTCAGACGGAATCCGCAGGTTGGTTATTCATAATCAAACCGGAAAAATATACAGCAGAGGGAATATAGAGGAAGCCGTTTCGGAGGCATTGTTATGGATGAATAATCAGGTTTTTAGAACTTCTGTTAGACACGAAGCCGAGGAGCATGTCCGAGTTAATCTGAACCCCGAGCTATACGTTACAAGATTCCTTACGATGTACACATCAATGTTAGGTAAGATAGCCCGTTAGAGGAACTGTTGAACTTAAAATTATGATGATTTGCAGTGGTTGAGACGTGGATGAGATGGAAATGAAAAGGGAAGGCATTACCATGAACATGTACCTTAAAGGAACGCCCGCTGATAATGCCCTATGGAGTCGTTTCATTCCACACTAAAGTCGGAGGTTCTACCTTGAGGATCTGATGTGTAGAACAACTGCCAAGCATCGTATGCATACGCGATAACAGGATTTCCTCCCTAATAAAAAAGGGATAAAAGAAATCTGGGGATAACAATGATCGGAAGATTATTCTGCCACTGTAGTGGTAAAGTATGATCCTTCACCGAGTTAATCTTTCGCCCCGTAAGGGAAAAATTCATCGACGAGATCCTGCGGCGAAATGGACACAAAGACGTGATCCAGGTCGGTTTTGCTGGCGAAATCCACGATGTCTCCCGTATAATACCGTGGATCAATCAGGTAAATCTCAGACACGACGGTCGACAGGAAGGAGATCATTGGCACTGCGAGAGAGTCCTTGATGAACATTACCTTGAGTCCGTTGGGCTTGTCTTTGTTCACCACATGAACGATTCCCTGATTTCCGTAGAGGTACGTAAAGTACTTGTCAGCGGTTAGATCATAGGTAGCTCCTTGCACATTCAGGGGATAGGTCGTGAGCAGAGCGTCCTCAAAGCGACCGTTCAATGTAGCTTCCGTCTCGCCGGTCTTGAAGTAGAAGGAATAGTCCGTTTTGAACTTCGGATAAATCAGGTCAAAGTCATCGTCACCCGCAAAGTATTTCCCGGCTTTTCGCCCCTGTGATCCAATGAAAATATCCTGATACGGAACCACATTATAGTTATTTAAGTCGGTGAAATAATGATCCGGGTCCAGCGGCTTATCGTACATGCCGTCCAGATGATTCACGAGCTGGCCAAAGGCCCAGAACGCGGTCTTGATTTTCCAGTGGTGATCCGTGGTGAAAAAGAGATCCTTTGCCGGAATACCACTTTCCAACAGACCTTCGCGCAGATCCACCGTATCGATGCCATCCTGCTTGAGATTGGCGAGAAAGCCATCGGCTGTTTCGTTGTTATAATTGTAAGGAATGCCTTCCGGGAACTGGGTATAACCACGTACGTATTTGTCGGGTGTCATTACATAGGTTAGCTTCGTTTTTGGGGCCAAATGAGCTCCCAGTGCAGCAACCTGATCGGACAGATCTTTCGTATCTGTCGGCTCTGTCGCGAAGTAGGTATAGTGCAGTTTTCCCTCCATGTCTTTTACGACCTCGAAGTTGTTCTCCTCGTTCTTCCACATGAGTGACTGCATATATCCGTACGCTTCCACGAAGCCGAACTTATCGAAGACATGTTCATTAATGTCGTCATCCAGTTCGTGAATCAGTTCTTTGGCTTCAGAATAATGATAGTCCGCTGAGGCCAGCGTCTTTTGGATCGGCCCGAAGGATTGAATAATGTTCAGAACAGAGAATGTCACGAGCACGAGAATGAAGAGGAAAGCCGTGATTCTCTTTTTGGCAAAAAAGTTGTGCATGCTTGTGCCTTCTCTCAGAAATTGAAATAAATAAACGGATTGTATGTACCTTTGACCAGATACGATACACAGACCAGAAATAAAACGATGATTGTGACCGGGTACACCAGTTCCAATGGTTTGCTGAAACGTGCGCCGTCCACCATCAGTTTGTTCATTCGTGTGGCAATTGGCATGCAGAACACAATACCGAGGATGAAGAAGAGTGCGTACTCTCTCAGGAACATCCAGGTTGTATCACTCCAGAATCCATTGCCGTACAGTCCGAACATATTGCCCAGATAGTTGCCAGCTTGAAGCAGATCCGGTGAACGGAAGATCACCCACCCGATGACCACAATAAACATCGCATAGAGATGCCGCAGCGGGTTGAAGCGGGTACCTTTATCAAAGTTAGAGATTTTCTCCAATGCAATGAATGCGAAGTTAATTAATCCCCAGACGACAAATGTCCACTCCGCGCCATGCCACACGCCAGTCAGTCCCCAGACGATGAGCAGATTGCGAATCATTTTATCCTTGTTGGTGACACGTGATCCCCCGAGTGGGAAATAGACATATTCTTTGAACCAGGTGCCGAGCGAGATATGCCAGCGACGCCAAAATTCAGTGATGGAGCGAGAGATATACGGATATCTGAAGTTCTCTTCGAACTTGAACCCGAACATGAGGGCTAGACCAATGGCCATATCGGAGTATCCTGAGAAATCAAAATAAATCTGCAACGTATAGGCGATGGCTCCAAGCCATGCCAGACTTGCCGGAATATCCGAGGTGCCACCCATGCTAAAGATGTGATCTGCGACAATCGCCATGCTGTTGGATAACAGCACCTTTTTACCCAGACCCACAATGAAGCGGCAGCAGCCGAGTGCGAACTTGTCCCAACTTTCCTTACGGTTGACCATCTGGTCTGCAATTGTGTTATAGCGCAGAATCGGTCCGGCAATGAGCTGAGGGAAGAAGGAGATATACAACGCCACATAGAAGAGGTTTTTCTGCACAGCACCATGTCCGCGATACACATCGATGACATAGGAAATTCCGTGGAAGGTGAAGAACGAGATCCCTAGCGGTAACGCGATATTCGGAATATTTAATCCAAAGCTTGTATTCTCATTCACAATACGAAGTGCAAAAGCCATGTATTTGAAGACAAACAGCATACCCAGATTGACGATAAGCATCAACGTAATGATGGTGTAAGCGGCATTCCGTCGTTCTCTGAACTTGTTCACAAGCAGGGCGAAGATATAGTTGAAACAGATGGAGGCCAGCATGATGAGGACAAACCACGGTTCACCCCATGCATAGAAGAATAGACTGGCAACCAGCAGCAGCATGTTTTTGGCCGTAACCGAGAATCTCAGTATGTAATACAGCCCCAGCACAAGCGGCAGAAAATAAAATAGAAAGATTACACTGGAAAAGAGCACTGCCTTTCCTCCTTGAGGATCATATAAGAGAGCACGTTGTATCTATTGATGCAACAGGCTCAAGTAAAACAGACAGACACCCGCATCTCAAGATGCGAGTTGGTCTGCAAGGGTCGTTCACATGCGAAAAGGACGCCGTGCTTGTCGATCATTCCGGGACCGTCGCTTTCTGGTACCCTGAGTATTCCGTTGTCTTCTCCACATCCAGTAGAGGACGAGTCCATGGATTCCGGCAGCAGTTAACAAGAGTCGAATAAACCATCCCACCGATGTTTTTATCAGTGGGTCCGCAGGGTTGAGCACCTTGGTAACTTCGGATGGGTCAGGAATAGAACGTGGCGTCCCGTCGTTCTCCTGAACATTCATGGCCGAAGAGCGATCCAGCATGATGGTCTTTGTCAGATTCCATTTATTATTCACAAGTGCATGTATGGTGGTCTGCTCAGCAGCGACATCGGTATGAAGTGTCAGCAGTCCATACGGTGTAATGGATACTCCCTGCACGGGGGTGTCGAGCTGGAATGTTACTTCGGGTTTTTCTTCTGAGGAGAATTCAACACTGTATTGGGCAATGGATTCTCCGGCTACAGGTTTTACCACACGTTCGTCACCAGTCATTTGTATGGTGGTGAGCCCGTTCTCCACCACAGCTTGCTTTTTGGACAACGGCTTGATGTTGCCGATGCGGAAGCTCAGTTTGGTGTTTTCGGGAGTTGTGGTTGTAATGCCCCAGCCAATGACTTTACCCAAGTTCACCTGACCTGCCGTGCTGGCCTTGTCCTGGACCATTAGGCTGGAAAAGGGGATGCGGATCTGTCCGACAAATCCCGGTTCCAATGCAATCAGGCCGGATATCGGGCGGACCAGTTCAGCCTGTCCGGTTGATTTCTCGACTACGATGACGTTTCGGTCATCAGACACAGTAAGGGAGGTTTTATCCGCTCGGGTCAGTACGATATTAAGAGGCAACTTTCGGTCCGATTCATTGCGGATGGAGAAGGTCAAAGCCCCATAGCCTGACCAGTCTCGATTCTGCAGCTCATAGACGTAGGCCGAATAGTATCCTTTTTTGAGCCCCTGAGTGGAGGTCTTAATTTGGATACTGCCTTGGTTATCAACGCTGGCGTCTACTTTGGCTCCATTGTTCCATTCATGGAGTGTACTCCCCTTCACCTTAAGCTGCTCTGCCTGAACAGCCTGAATGGGATACACGTTCCACAACACAACAAGACTGGCGACAAGTGTAAGTTGTTTCCACTTCTTGATCATGATTGATTTTTTGCCTCCCCTCTATAGATAAGCCATCTCGTTCAGTTCGTCTGAAGAGATGTTGTTCTTGCCCTGGGATACAGGGCCTGTTTTACCCAACTGGACATGTTCCTTATTCCACTGTTTTAGCAGAGCTTCCAAGGTTGGCATCTGATGGTTGCGAGCAACATCACGAATATTGGTCACACGGTACAGATTGCCTCGTTTGTTACGCAGGGACTGCACCCACATGCATTCCAGTGAGATGTCTTCGCCAAGCGGAAGTTGGATCTCATTGGCCAAATCATGAGGCTCCACCTCCACCAAGACGAATTCATAGTTGAAATCCAGCAATGTCACGGTTCCATGATCTGCCGTTGGCAATTCGCGATTTAGCGCAATTCGTGCCAGCTTCCGGTTGGACATGAATTCACTCTGACCTCTACGTACAAAATTCAGGCGAATGTCTTCAAATGTACTGATATCCTTGTCCAGCTTCTGAGGCAGCGTAGGTTCGCGATCATAGATGATATGCAGCAGCTGGCGCTGCTCTTGTTCCGTGATATCCGTAACCGTAAAAGCATATTTCCAGCGGTTCCCGATCGAAGCGACATGTGCCACCTTACCAGTAAACTCGCTTGAATATCGATCATTCACCAGTTTAATGCCAATCTCCATATCACTTGGAATGTACTTCGGTGTATCCAGTATAACGGAAATGCCGCCTTCCGAGAGATCGTTGGTGATGCAGGAGATGACCTCCCCTTCCGTTGTGAGCGTGCAATCCACAGCAGCCGTTGAGCGCTCATGATTGCGGAACACTTTGCGTCCAGCCAGGAAGAAGATCGACATCATGATGTTGTAGAAATTAATCAATAACCAGTACAGCACAACGAGGAAACCAATCGTTCCCTGGCTAAATGTCCAATGGATACAATTCACGATTCCGATAATGGACAGTACCGCCAGAATCAGATGAGGAATCATCTGTTTAATCTGATAGTTCCGATCATCATTTTGAGCGCCGTCTTTGCGGGTAACGACGAATTTGTTCATCGTGATGCCCAGAGTTTCCAGAATGACGGCAGGCAGAAGGGAAGGGAACAAAATGGTCTCATATACATTGGTCCATTTGGTGGTTCTAATATTGCCGGATAACATCCGCAGACAGGTGTTGGTCAACAGATACATCGGCAACCAGAACACGAGAATCTCCAGAATGGTACATTTCACAACTAGAACGCCGAACACGGCAAACAGTATGGGTGACATGATGTACAGCAGTCGTTTTAAACCGGAGTACCAGTAGGTAATGGATGAGATGTAGTTCAGTTTTTGCGCAAAACTAAGTCCCTTTTTGAAGAGAAGGTTCATTTTTTTACCTGTCTGGATACAACCACGCGCCCAGCGCTGACGCTGTTTGATCAGACTTTTCAGATCACCGGGAGCAAGTCCCGAGGCCAGTACTTTATTGGTAGCGAAGCAGCGATACCCTTTGCTCTGCATTTCAATACCAGTGGCAAAATCCTCTGTAATGGAACCGGTATAGAAACCGCCGACATCTTCCAGTGCCTGTCTGGAGAGTACAGTATTTGTTCCTCCATAGATGACGGAGTTGGATTTGTTACGTCCCACCTGTACGTCCCGATAGAAATAGTCCTGTTCATTCGGTATCCGGTTCTCGGAGTACAGATTGTACTGGAACTGATCCGGATTATAGAAGCTCTGTGGTGTCTGCACAAAACCAATTTTTTCTCCGGTCAAAAAATAGGGAACGCACGACGTCAGAAAATCATGTTTTGGAATCATGTCTGCATCAAAGGTGACGATTAGCGGGGAAGAAGTATGCTTCATGGCATTGTTCAGGTTACCCGCCTTGGCGTGTATATGCTCCGTTCGCGTAAGGTAGTTGATGCCCAGATGAGCAGCCAGTTCCCTCATTTCTGGACGATTGGAGTCATCACACAGATGGATATGTACTTTGGAGCGATCAGGATAATCCATATTCAGACAGCCATTAATCGTTTTGAACAGAAGCGAAGTGGGTTCATTATAAGTTGCGATAAATACATCCACATCCGGATATAAGGCTTCGTCAACAACGGGAAGTTCGGGATATTCGAGCCGGGTCATATTGTAAAAATGGACGGCGAGTTCGAACATACCTATAAGTTCGACAATGAGGAGGGCAAGACCTGCGGTTACGGCGAGAGGGCCATGTCCGAAAGGAATGGTGAAAAATGTACGCCAAATGACGTAAATACAAGACATAATCACAGTAGCTGTGACAAGTATCTTGTTGCGTGTACTTAAGTAGTTCAAGTGAATACCTCTTCCTGATTTTCTGTGTAGTGCCGCCTATTGGATAAAAAGAATGTGATCATTGTACTAAACGATTCTGAACAAATTCTGAAAAAAGAGATAGGACCTCGCAAAATATAGAACCATCGGTTCAATTTTTGATGGTTAATTTTGTCGTATCATAATAATTATTGTAGTTATTTGTCGAAATTTGCGCAATATGTTTATTTATTTTTTTCGCATAAATGAAAGTGGGACTTGGATGTTATCTGAAAACACAAAAATGACGAGCCCAAGGTTTTAATGTCATTAAGTTAAGTAACTTAATGACATCGCCCCAAGGACTCGTCATTTCTGATTTTTCTGTTTCAGTCTTCTGCCATCGTGATCAGCAAAAGGCATATATTCATTTCAAATTAGTCAGAGATGTTGCGCGTATAATACTCAATAATATCTTTGCGACGGATAATACCGAGGAAGACACGGTCGACATCCACCACAGGCACAAAGTTTTGATCTGCTGCCAGCGTCAGCATATCCTCCATTTCTGCCTTAATAAAGACACATTCATTATATACACGGTTGTCGATCTCATGCACTTGGACCTGATCCATCGTCTCAAATGTCAGTCCAGGAGTGCTCCGCATTTTCCATAACAAATCGCCTTCGGACAGGGTGGCAACATATTTTCCATCCTGGTCAATCACGGGAATGGCGGTATAATGCTGCAATTCAAGCTGCTCGATCGCATCTTTCATGGAAGCGGAAGACTTGATATAGGCCACTTCGGCTTTGGGGAGTAAAAAATAGCTGATTTCCATCATCGGGCTCCTTTACTGTAATCTCACTCTCCTTATTTAAACATATTATGTGAGCTTTCGGCTATTTTTAATGATAAATTCGTCAGATTTGTTCCATTGTTTAATTGAGGCTGGAAATCTATAGTGTATATTAGAGGTGATATGATCATGAAATCGAAACGTAAAATTATTTATGGACTGCTTCCCATCTTATTTGCCGGTGGAATCGGAATGTACTTATACATGCAGAATAGCAAAACAGAGGAAGTAAAGCCTGAGGTAACCGCTAATCAGTACATAGAGCATTTGCAAAAGAAAGAATTTGATCAATTGTATACCTTGATGACGCCTGCTTCATTGAAAGAGTCCGGTATGAACCGTGAGCAATTTGTGGAGAAATACAACGTAATCTATTCGGGTATGGAGGTTTCTGCGATTAAAGCAGAATTGAAACCGAAAGTAATCGAAGAGGCATCGGACGGCACGGGTGATGAAAATAAAAGCCAAAATCCGGATGCTTATGAAGTGGACTACAGTCTGCAGTTAACAACTTTCCTGGGGGAAGTGGACGAGACACATACACTGAAACTGGTGCGTGAAGAGCTTGAGGAAGGTGGAAAAGTCTGGCGGATCAACTGGAAGCCATCCATGATTCTGACTGACATGGCCAAGGGAAGCAAAGTTCGGGTGAGAACCCTTTTTCCGGAACGTGGAGACATTGTTGATCGTGAAGGACTGCCCCTCGCAACAAAGGGAAATATATATGAATGGGGCATCATACCTGAGAAGCTGGGAGAAAACCCGGAATCGATGATCGCCCGGATCGCGGAGCACTACAAAGTAACAGAAGCTTTGATCAACACCGCGCTTGCACAGAAATGGGTGAAACCAGAATATTTTGTCCCGATTGCTTCAACAGAAGACTCCCGGGTGCCTACAGCGCTGGCTGGTGTGCAAGTTCAATCCAAGGAAATACGATATTACCCTCTTGGTGAGGCTGCGGCTCATTTAATCGGTTATGTGCGCAAGGCCACCAAGGAAGACTTGGAGAAAGATACGGAAGGCTATTATCGTGCGGAAGATTGGATTGGCAAAGCCGGACTGGAGCAATCCTTGGAGAAACAGCTTCGCGGCGAACGAGGTGGCCTGATCGAGATCACCGATGAATCTGGAAACACTCGCTCTGAGCTTATTCGCAAGGATGCAGTGGATGGACAGAATATTCAACTGACGATCAGCTCCGAGCAGCAGCGCAAGTTGTATAAGACACTATCGAGTGGTGGTGACGCCGGAGCAATGGTGCTGATGAATCCAACGGATGGTAATTTGCTGGCACTGGCAAGTGCGCCCGCCTATAATCCGAACAAGATGGTTACAGGACTGACGCAGGCAGAGTGGGATGCCTATTCAGCAGATGAGAAGCTTCCTTTTATCAATAGGTTTACGAATCGTTATGCACCAGGTTCAACCTTCAAAGCCATTACGGCAGCGGCAGGTCTGATGGAGAAGGTTACCACAGCGGACAAATCGCATGATATCTCTGGTCTGCA contains these protein-coding regions:
- a CDS encoding MBOAT family O-acyltransferase; amino-acid sequence: MLFSSVIFLFYFLPLVLGLYYILRFSVTAKNMLLLVASLFFYAWGEPWFVLIMLASICFNYIFALLVNKFRERRNAAYTIITLMLIVNLGMLFVFKYMAFALRIVNENTSFGLNIPNIALPLGISFFTFHGISYVIDVYRGHGAVQKNLFYVALYISFFPQLIAGPILRYNTIADQMVNRKESWDKFALGCCRFIVGLGKKVLLSNSMAIVADHIFSMGGTSDIPASLAWLGAIAYTLQIYFDFSGYSDMAIGLALMFGFKFEENFRYPYISRSITEFWRRWHISLGTWFKEYVYFPLGGSRVTNKDKMIRNLLIVWGLTGVWHGAEWTFVVWGLINFAFIALEKISNFDKGTRFNPLRHLYAMFIVVIGWVIFRSPDLLQAGNYLGNMFGLYGNGFWSDTTWMFLREYALFFILGIVFCMPIATRMNKLMVDGARFSKPLELVYPVTIIVLFLVCVSYLVKGTYNPFIYFNF
- a CDS encoding glycosyltransferase; the protein is MNYLSTRNKILVTATVIMSCIYVIWRTFFTIPFGHGPLAVTAGLALLIVELIGMFELAVHFYNMTRLEYPELPVVDEALYPDVDVFIATYNEPTSLLFKTINGCLNMDYPDRSKVHIHLCDDSNRPEMRELAAHLGINYLTRTEHIHAKAGNLNNAMKHTSSPLIVTFDADMIPKHDFLTSCVPYFLTGEKIGFVQTPQSFYNPDQFQYNLYSENRIPNEQDYFYRDVQVGRNKSNSVIYGGTNTVLSRQALEDVGGFYTGSITEDFATGIEMQSKGYRCFATNKVLASGLAPGDLKSLIKQRQRWARGCIQTGKKMNLLFKKGLSFAQKLNYISSITYWYSGLKRLLYIMSPILFAVFGVLVVKCTILEILVFWLPMYLLTNTCLRMLSGNIRTTKWTNVYETILFPSLLPAVILETLGITMNKFVVTRKDGAQNDDRNYQIKQMIPHLILAVLSIIGIVNCIHWTFSQGTIGFLVVLYWLLINFYNIMMSIFFLAGRKVFRNHERSTAAVDCTLTTEGEVISCITNDLSEGGISVILDTPKYIPSDMEIGIKLVNDRYSSEFTGKVAHVASIGNRWKYAFTVTDITEQEQRQLLHIIYDREPTLPQKLDKDISTFEDIRLNFVRRGQSEFMSNRKLARIALNRELPTADHGTVTLLDFNYEFVLVEVEPHDLANEIQLPLGEDISLECMWVQSLRNKRGNLYRVTNIRDVARNHQMPTLEALLKQWNKEHVQLGKTGPVSQGKNNISSDELNEMAYL
- a CDS encoding CBS domain-containing protein, with product MEISYFLLPKAEVAYIKSSASMKDAIEQLELQHYTAIPVIDQDGKYVATLSEGDLLWKMRSTPGLTFETMDQVQVHEIDNRVYNECVFIKAEMEDMLTLAADQNFVPVVDVDRVFLGIIRRKDIIEYYTRNISD
- a CDS encoding penicillin-binding transpeptidase domain-containing protein, which codes for MKSKRKIIYGLLPILFAGGIGMYLYMQNSKTEEVKPEVTANQYIEHLQKKEFDQLYTLMTPASLKESGMNREQFVEKYNVIYSGMEVSAIKAELKPKVIEEASDGTGDENKSQNPDAYEVDYSLQLTTFLGEVDETHTLKLVREELEEGGKVWRINWKPSMILTDMAKGSKVRVRTLFPERGDIVDREGLPLATKGNIYEWGIIPEKLGENPESMIARIAEHYKVTEALINTALAQKWVKPEYFVPIASTEDSRVPTALAGVQVQSKEIRYYPLGEAAAHLIGYVRKATKEDLEKDTEGYYRAEDWIGKAGLEQSLEKQLRGERGGLIEITDESGNTRSELIRKDAVDGQNIQLTISSEQQRKLYKTLSSGGDAGAMVLMNPTDGNLLALASAPAYNPNKMVTGLTQAEWDAYSADEKLPFINRFTNRYAPGSTFKAITAAAGLMEKVTTADKSHDISGLQWRKDESWGGYYVKRVKSVSPVNMVDALVYSDNIYFAKEAVEMGSTKFIDGIQKFGFGDNFGLDELYLKSSQYANEAHLDLSSEVLLADTSYGQGEMLMSPIHLASSFTPFINEGKMVKPVLIEEKETTEPEVVITPEVANTVKDALGQVVTRSGGTAHSLNSLPEGLAAKTGTAELKAKKGEKGQENGFVVVFDTESPSFLIAAVIEQVNGRGGSHYVLDKLKPFLEKKGVTQ